CTTCAACTGCCCTGTATATAAAAGACAAACAGCCATGTTATTAATTAACGCGATGTTGTTAGGATCTAGCATGGCCGCCTCCTGGAAGTATTTGTATGCTTCCTGAAAGGAATTGTGAGCTACAGCCAGTAGCCCTCTATCCATCCACTCTCTCACAGTTAGACTACTATTCTGTTTATTCTCATTAATAAGCAATCTTTCTGCTGTTGCAACATCTCCCAAAAACAAATGTAATCTACCTATGCTAGATTTTAAAGCTTCTAATTGTTCAGGTGACCAATCTGGAGAATCACACAACTTTTCTAAAATATCTACAGCTAGTACGTAATTTTTTATGCCAACTGCACAGTTCGTAATGGACATTAGGACTCTAGATCTTCTTCCTTTCCATAAGCGTATAGCATCTTCTTGTTCAACAGCGTTTACTGTAATGCGAGATCCATCTCCACTGTAGCCAtcattaaaatttgttattatCTGATTCACAGTGGCTAGAACTTTGTATAGATTATCCAATGCTTCTTTGGGTCTACCACAGTACGATGGTATCTCTGCTAAAAGTAGTCGAAAGGAAAATGAAGCCATAGAACCTGGTCTGGTGCCATATAAGTCAGGATAAAATGTGAAATACATATCAGGTTTATCTAGATtaccaaatggttttgattcgtTCTCTAGAACATCTACTTGGTTCAGTTTAGTCAATAAAGCTAGCCTTGTGTACCATAGCTGCAAAGAATGCGGAGTATGTTTGCTAGGTTGGTTTATCTTGCCATACCCTTGAGCATACACAGCCAAAAGTTTCCCCGACAAATTTATTGCCGCCTTGTAACAACCAGCTTGTATTAAATTTCTCAGGCCACGTTCATCTTGTGTCACATCCGAAGATGTACGTACATTTCTGTGAATGTTCTCAGCTTCTCCTAGGTAACGAATGGCAGTACTCTTTATTAAATCGGGCATGTCTCCTTGTATTGCCAAACCTGGCATCGTCAGGTTCTCCCTTTCAAGAGAATTGCTTCCCATAGCTGATGTGGCGATGCTGCGCAGAACTTTCCTTGTTTTCTCAGAAGGTATCCAAATATCTCTGTGCATGTCGTTCGACGCACTATGATCAAGCAATTCATTGTCGAACAACGTGCTAGATTTTAAGAACTCGTTCGAGCGATCGCTCATTAATTCAAAATCCGGAATTCTGCTCATAGTACTTCTTTGCACTTCGGAGAAATCATTCTTTTTCGACGGAACGATCTCATCGAATATTGTGCGAGatccattttcaaaataacgaCTTATATCAGCTTCTTTCTCTTTTATAACCTCACTTGCGATGTCAGAGGTCTGCTTCATTGAACAATCAGGCTTGTCTGCCATTCCAGGCTTGGTATTTGAATGCATGCCACTTTCCACggttaaaaattatttacagaCATTTATAGCAGCCTCGGAAACGTTACAAATAATGCAATATTAGGTCAACTGTCAATGTCAGAAGCTGACATTTTGCAATG
The window above is part of the Megalopta genalis isolate 19385.01 chromosome 2, iyMegGena1_principal, whole genome shotgun sequence genome. Proteins encoded here:
- the LOC117220522 gene encoding trafficking protein particle complex subunit 12, which codes for MHSNTKPGMADKPDCSMKQTSDIASEVIKEKEADISRYFENGSRTIFDEIVPSKKNDFSEVQRSTMSRIPDFELMSDRSNEFLKSSTLFDNELLDHSASNDMHRDIWIPSEKTRKVLRSIATSAMGSNSLERENLTMPGLAIQGDMPDLIKSTAIRYLGEAENIHRNVRTSSDVTQDERGLRNLIQAGCYKAAINLSGKLLAVYAQGYGKINQPSKHTPHSLQLWYTRLALLTKLNQVDVLENESKPFGNLDKPDMYFTFYPDLYGTRPGSMASFSFRLLLAEIPSYCGRPKEALDNLYKVLATVNQIITNFNDGYSGDGSRITVNAVEQEDAIRLWKGRRSRVLMSITNCAVGIKNYVLAVDILEKLCDSPDWSPEQLEALKSSIGRLHLFLGDVATAERLLINENKQNSSLTVREWMDRGLLAVAHNSFQEAYKYFQEAAMLDPNNIALINNMAVCLLYTGQLKEAVHLYESAITKNPARSLQESILLNLRSAYELLTHCEQPKLQLLSQLNRYKGDAIDIQCLKLGL